AGAAATAGAGAAACGCATGGGAATAGAGTATGATGGAGAGAGACAGTAAAAGTGATACACCATAAAGAAAGATTCAAAGAGAGTGGAGACAGTATGATACGATTAGTTATGAATAGCAAAAAGATCGAATCCAATAAAAAACCTCCTGGAGACATTTTTCCATTTAACAACTGATTTTTTCACTCACTCGATCAATTTAAACCTCAACGAAATTCCATTGATTCCATTTTTCTCGGTCATGTTATCACGATTAGCAACACTACGCAATTCGGTACGTAAGTCTTTATACAAAttgctcttgggatggatggataatGGAGCTAAATTTATCTCATACCGTTTATAGTTGTAAGCCGAGATATGGTCACACTTCTCTCTCTTCTTTCACTATCTCATGAGTCATGCATGCCCATGAATGAATGAGTTTTCTAGGAATGGGAAGAAGGTTAATGGAGTCTGCCAAAGCTGCAAAAAAACAGCAATAAAAACACTGAAACATCATTTTATAAAACCAAAGCTGGACCCCTCTCCTCTACTACTACTATCATTTCCTCAAGGTCAGTCAGAATTCAAGATGATGAACCGTGCAAAGTATGCCTCTGCTTTTATGGGTACCTGCCTCATACTTTAAAGGTTCATATTGCCCTACAAAAGTACAGTAACTATGCTCCCCACTAACCCAAAAGAATTCTATAATCATAATCTATGACATGTTTTCCTTGTCATCCCATTATTTTGACCAAACTTTTGTCCAGATTTTTGCTTTTGTTTGCGGACCTTCCAGTATATATGCAGCACTGTTGACACTCTTTTTGGAATGGTTGCTCTGGTTCATCATGTATTGAGGTCCAGAAATGAAGACCAAAACCTTCCTCCTTTTACCCAATGTTTACTTACTATAGTGGTTCATAGTAATGAAATCATATTTTTAGTATCTTAAATAGAAACCTAGTCCAAACTTGATGGACGATTTATAGGTTTTCAGTTGTGTATAAGGCCCCGAAAATTCTAATCACTCAAGCTTTTCATGCCAGATATTTGAGCTTCTGATACAGGTACTGAATTCTCCTCAGATTTTCCATGTAATATTCACAACAACAAGGACAGGTGTCCAAGTGTTCAATAAAGTAGTAATAACCAAAACACTTCTGAAAGAACATCTTCCTCCTTAACTCTCACAATAACTGAACCCTGGACTAGTTTGTCACTGGTCATTGGTTTCACCTTTCAGATACTACAAGCTTTTGAGTCAATTTGTAGATTGTAAGATTCCACAAGGTAAAAGAGGACTCAAGGTTTGtccatttcattttgtcaaaATCAATGTCCTATGTTTCGGTTTAGCAAAATTTAAAGAGTAAGATCGGTGTGTAAGAGCAAAATACTGGGAAGGTTTAGAGACTTCATAACTGATATTAATTGGGATTACTATTAACATATGTATGGCTCTGCAAAGTATGATAATTAATCATTTCTCAGAAGTGGTATCACAACTTCGATTCACTGTTCTGATCTCTATCCCCAAAGATGTGATTCCTATCCAGGTGGCTTAGATTTAAAGACTTTAGTTTCCTTACGGATAACCTGCTTTTAACTTTCCAAAAGTTTATTCTATATATTGCGTTCACCTCATCCAACTAGTGTGCTCCTTTACATAGTTCACTGATTGGACTCACAGATTACTTCAATCACGAAAAAGCCTCATAAGAAAATTTGTACCAATACACAAGTAACGACCAACAGCAAGCTGGAAAGAGTTTAAAAACTTACAAGGATTAGTGCATCAGACGAACGGTCGATTTTGTGGCAGCAACTGTGATATATTTACATTAAACTGGAACATTGTTTTCACCAGCAAAAGTGATGTTACTGATGCCAAAAGAATCAGCAGGTCACGGACTCATCGTGATGCTAAACATGCGTTATGACCGTTTGAAATCCATGGACAAATCAGACAGATTTATGAAAGATCTTTCCAGACGTTAAAATCATTGGAGGAGCTATTATAGGTTACAGTACTGTCTTGGCACCCCAACAAGAATGCAGTTCTTACCGGGTCCACATTCACCAGAGCATGGGCTGTTCCACTTGGGCTGGTAGCAACAGCAACCTCGTCTGCACCAACTGTGACTTCAGCATAGCCTTCATCCATCATATGATTCTCCAGCTGTAAAAACTTAAGTGTAGTCAATAAGATGTCCATATGTTACTTTATAAAACTTACCAATGTTGTAGCTTGAATAGAACAAAGTACAAATTATGAATAAGAAGACTATTGAAGTTATGATAATTTGCTCATCAGACTCAAGCCGTACATTGAGCTTGTTGAGATCAGCAGTAAGGTGATGGGTGGCACCAGTATCAGTGATCCGGTTGCTATCAATGGCTGTTAAGTAGAGCTAGATAAGTTGTTGGTTGTCGTGGTGTTTGAGGCACAAAATCCTTAACAAGTCGATACCAACACATCACTGCAATACAATAATGTCCTTGGGTTGTTTGATTGGGATTGAAATGTCTACGATTGCGAAGCGATGACTGGTTATACCTTGGTGTtgaattgaagattgaagatgcatTTGTTGTTGCAGCAATATTTACTAGCTAAAAGAATACAGTAAACTTATCGTAAGTCAAGAGAACACTCTACACGCTTATTCAGACGCAGATTGGGCCGGAATCTTGATGATCGACACTCAACTAGTAGGTATTGCATCTACTATAAAGAAAACTTAATCTTGTAAGTGCAGAGAAGCAGAAAACAATATCAACGTCTAGCATGGAGGCTTAATATCGAGGAATGGCAATTGCAACTTCAAAACTTATTTGAATACGATATTTGCGAGACAAGTTAAAACATCAGACTACTCATGCTCAACTTAAGGGGGAGTGTCAAAGGAACCAATGCTAGATTGCCTACAGCTAACCATAAGATTAAGCATGAAGACAAGAAAGAGTCTAACCAATGCTAGCCAATGCTAGATTGCCTACATACTGAAGGAGTCTTCCTGTTATATCTCCATCTTTACGGATTGTTATATTTCGAATTTCAAATAATACTTATCCAATGATTATTGTAATAGATTATAAATAGTGAAGAGTTTCTCCACAAGAAAAGTGTGAAAGAATAGCTATATAAGTCTTGTTTGGACATATGCTCCTTTGACAGTTAGATCCATTTTGTGGGTACAAAAATCATCAAACATCCTTAAATGGAAGGTAATAACTCCGGTAACAATAAAACCGTCCTATTTTGTTTTCCCATTCCCTTTCATTCTTTTAGTTTCTAATAGAGTTCTTCTAGGAAAACCAAATGATTCTTTACTCAAATAACTACCTAATTTCTTGGCAGTCACATGCTCGCCAAAACTTCAGCACTGGTAACACCATTAATGAAGTTTTGAACATTTTATAGACTCTGGTTCTGGTTCAAATAAACCTATTTTGTGGTTTGAAAAGTTTAGTTTGAAGGGGTTCTTTGATTTCTACAATTTACgcaaaacaaaaagaagacatacccGGTATTTTACTTCACCACCCCAAATGACAAATGTCTCATTGCAAGTATAGTGCCTGTGATTACCCCTCATACCACCCGGTCGAATCTCACCAACATGCACCGAACTGCATGATACCGCTCCGCCTACAATTTTAGAGAACAAATATATCAAAATGGAAAGCTGTGTGGTTAGCTTGTTTTCAAACTGGTGGATAATCAAAGGACTGAATGAGTAACCAACAATGAGGGAACCCCAGTTTTCAGGGCTTCTATAAATACAAATACAATCTGGATGTTCTTCACATATAACATCTAGCGTAGGTTTAATCTGTATGTGCATCGCTTCTACAGTTCTCTTTAAACTGTATTTCTGAACTATCTAATCAATAGAAATGACTCAAATGAGGGTGTCCGAAATCCCTTCCGATAAACTGAACCCTAAAGTAAATCATGAGATGAATAAACACACGCAGCTAAACACCTTACTGGAAAAAACAAACACTACTAGGCCATTAAAGAATAAATTATAACCCAAATTAAAATacgtaaaaaaataataagggtCCTAACCTGGAAGACCAACTGCCCGAGCAATAGAAACAGGATCAAGCATCCATCCTCTCTTATCCTTAGTGATCTTCGAAGGAAAATCAGAGCTGAATCTCACTAGGTTAGCCTTGTCATCTTCACCAGCTCTACTCCATTTCTGAGTATCTTgagtttgttgttgctgctgaggaGAATAGTAATGGTGAAAGTGTTGTAATCTTAAGGAAACCCAAGTAAGTAAgagaaaaatggaaagaagaatgGGAAAAGCATGAGGTCTTTTAAAGAAGATGATAATAGAGGAAAGAGAAAGAGActgtgtttgttgttgtgatgGGTTTTCTAGAGATAGAGTTGGATTATTGCTGTTTGAATTGAAATTTGACAGTGAAATTCTTCTAGGGTTCGCCATTCAAAATCATAAACTTTCCTGTAATGCTTGTTAAGTGTTATTATTGAAATCTGGTGACTCTGAACAATAATATCAGGTGATAGATAAGATGCTAACACATAACGAACACGTAGGCGGGGATAGCTCAGTTGGGAGAGCGTCAGACTGAAGATCTGAAGGTCGCGTGTTCGATCCACGCTCACCGCAACATCATTTTTtctatcctttttcttttttctgtgtTGACGAGTTTTGAGCTAAGGTcattggtatcatcacccaatgatttttccttttatttgtttTCCGCTAGGAAAGGAAAATATATTGATATAGAAAAAGATTATATCAGATTTAGCTGCTTTATCAACCATTGAATCTTCTACCATATTTGGCTGCTTTATCAACCCTATCATTAAAATTTCTACTAACAAACTCAGTTTTTTAATATAGCTAAAATCACTTAAAATAAAGAGACaatcatctaagatggaaagaaATAACATTCTTAGCATCACTCAATGACTTTACCTCTATTCTACATTGACATCTGCAATAATGAGTCTTTGTTACACCTAGATCAATGTCCAGTTGTTTTTCTAAATAGTTAACATGAAATAATGAAGATGAACTCCACCTCGCCGGCTTGCCCTATAGGTGGATATGCAATCAATATGATTCATcacaaaatctttttttttttttaaaaagttcGTTAGAAGCGGTTTTTATACCGTTCTCCTCCATAATCATATATAGGTGTACATCTATAATCAATACCTTTTTTATTCCTTTTTTCCTCTTGTTCTTCCTGACTTCTTTCACTAAGACGCTCATTTTCAGTGTTCTCACAAACAATGCTTTTATTTGCCTTTGACCCTTAGAGATGACCCATGCAATATGTTCTTATGTCGTATTATATGTGTCATGTACAAAGAAAATGGTTGGCATCTAGGAAAACTACCTTTATGGCATTCATTAGTGTTTCATCCTTATCTGTTACTATGACTGTTGGAGGTTGGTCTCTACAGTAAATTTCCTTCGAGGATTCCAAAATCCAAATAAAACTTAAATCAATTTTCCTATCCGTCAAACCTAATGCCCCATGAAAGTCTGTTTATCCGAAGTGTTGCAAGACATGTCTAACAACACATGTTGTacttgtttgtcttgtaagtaCAATCCATTGAGCCAATTTGATCATCTTCGGATGCACCACGAAAATATGAGTCACTTTGCGGTCCACTACTTGCTTCCTTATTATGTGATAGGTTATGATCTTCATTTGCTTGAATAAAATACTCAATTATGCTTTGGTTTACATGTTCTTGTTCATCCAACAAATAATCCAAATAGGTAGAATCGAAATCCCGATCTTGGTAAGATGTAgatgcacccacttcttcatcaccACTAGAATCTTCGTTGCACTATAAAGTTATGTTTTTGCTACCAAAATCGTGAACCCCAATTTTGCCTATTTtcctcaacttcttcttcttcttcaaacctttcaaaaaaaaatggatCTTTACTCTAATTTTTACTATCTAACACTTCAAAGACTAATTAATTTAACTACTAATTGAATTAATCAACACTAATTAATCGGGGTACATTAGCATTGCCAGAAATAGGTGGATAAAAGGGTTTTTTAATTACTTCAAAATGAACATGTTTTAACTTATTTGATAGGCATCAAATAATTTAAGTAGGCTACAAGCTAGGTTAATTAAATTAGCACATTCTTATGTTATCACCACTTTCATTATCACCATCTCCACCATTACACCAGTTCATGGAGGGAACCATGGTTGTGGTTGTGGTAGGGTGTTAGCGATGGTCATTCCAATAAATCAGGTAAAAATATTGTTTGTCTATGAGTGCATCAGGAAGTTGTGTGTTAATAAGCTATCTTATACTGACGCAAGATTATTTGGAATCATCTATGGTTAATAATCTGAGTGCGTGAGCAAAATGAACTGCGATTTTTATTCTCCTCAGATTTCATTTTGCTCTCCATGAAAAATATTGACAGAGATTTTGTTGATTGTTTAGGAATACATGATATCTCTTTTTCATGAAACATATTACCTggactaataaaatacatggtaATAAACAATTACAGGAAAGACTAGATAAAATCCTGAGGAATGATCAATCTTTCTTCAGATGTATCCCGGTGCCCATGTTTACCATTTTGCTCTTATACCTAATaatttgtagtgatctacactacaaatggTTGATCAGATTCAAAGCTACAGGATCTACATTGTAGAATCGAAGGATAGAATACCTTAGAGAGGCGGAAGCAAAACATGATAATAATATTCAATAAAGAGTTTTACATGCATATGAGGAATATAAGAGAATAGGGTTAGATGGAATGTGTGTTCAACACACGAGCACCCACTAACCTGATTACAACAGTTACTAATTAATAATTAACGACAAATTAAACAGAAACTAATAATTAAGGATTACTAGTACCCTAGGACTCAGGTGGCCCATAACAAATATGCTAGCTCCTAAGATGGGATATGACAAATGCCCACTCCTTCTAGAGATCCTTTTCCTCAATGATCAAATCTCAAGTATGTTTCTAAGAATACATTTATCCTTTCTGGCTTCCCATCAGTCTGTGGATGGTATGTAGTGCTCATGTGCAAGGAAATGCGCAATTTTGCAAATAATGCTTGCCCAAATTTACTAAGGAACTCACTGTCTCTATCAGACACAATGGATTTTGGCAAACCATGTAACTTAAAAACAGTGTCAATGAATACCTTAGCTACTGAAGATGCTGCGTAAGGGTGATTGATGGATAAAAAATGGTTGTATTTTGTGAATCTGTACACTGTCATCAAGATTATTGTTCTTCCTTCAGATTTTGGCAGTCCAGTGATGAAGTCCATATTGATGTGCTCCTATGCAGAATCTGGAACTAGTAATGGCTGCAAGACACCTGCTGGTGGAGTGTTACACTTTTACTTTGTTGACAGATATCACGTTCTTGCACAAATTGGAAAATCCGCTGCTTCATCCCACTCCAGTAGAAGTACAATTTAGCTCTTTGATAGCTAGCTTGAAAACCTGAATGACCTCCAATTTCAGAAGTATGAACTGCTAGCATAACTTTCTGCCTGAAATCTCCACTCTTTCCcacataatttttatttttgaatcttAGGATTCCTTTTTGGTAGTTGTAATTCTCTACATAATCATCTTGAACTAGTAATTTAGAGACTGTGTCCTTGGCCATCTAGTCTTCCACATAACTCTGGTGTACTTCCTCCGGCCAAGTTGGTTATAATTGTGTTAGATCATAGAAGCTAGAATCTTCACTAAGAGCCACCCTtgatgtgacggaccggaaaattacgcctttggcgcgttaccCCGCAAGCCGTAACTCCCCCGgtacgccatgatgaagctacgatccgggcctcaaagctaggcaaatgcacgtccatctgcccttgcaagcatgctcatggagcatgatgcaactaacttagcttccacaccgttccaactcacccttgatccgcaaagggtttattaagaaaataagaaatttcctaaaacgacaaaaaacggccttttgaagccctaaacgatggaatttggctatatTCTGGTGACCATGAGGATCTATAGATCGaaatgtcttgatctttgggacgtttcccatcaaaatggactcctcttaagataaattacgacactcgggtttttagcctccaaataggctatagctttctctttgtagcttgataggaagtatgaacaTCCACTtgatggcatgcaactaagcctcatcaagcttgaccacaatcatatcttgcatcgagctaccgagcttagatgatatgaggggccactatgccgcaatcatctcgcaattagatgatatgagcgacaacgtgctggaccggcagtgctgcaactcattgcggctgcctacgtacccttacctactctaaagggatcaagcacagaccgtggttcatccacgaagggacagaagcttaaccaactcgtttgcaaggccgtagcttagcaaaaatggtaatagcctggttcgtaggccattccgtcaagatgcataatgattatgcatcatcgggtccgcgacatggcatagtgatgcctaagcataaaattccctcttcgcaaggctacgcagctataaatgatccttaggcatcatttatactcttccggctaagctatgaagcttacttggtacatagtccgcatatgcaccttcaaccaagtacccctccttatatatgtcttaatggaatttataCAAGTATGTTTACGGGAGAAAATTGACATTCTTGCTTCACTGTTCGTCGCAATGATTGtgtacaatgattgcgcaacactcgttcggccagccctctctggcctgatgcacaatgattgtacgctgcaagctcaaggccacctacccaactggcctaatgcatcatgattatgcaacattgacccttggccaaatgccaaacataatgcgccattttggcgcgacattggccttaagccaatctaccgcgtaccacgcaacagaagctttagatgaagctt
This portion of the Papaver somniferum cultivar HN1 chromosome 11, ASM357369v1, whole genome shotgun sequence genome encodes:
- the LOC113320471 gene encoding uncharacterized protein LOC113320471: MANPRRISLSNFNSNSNNPTLSLENPSQQQTQSLSLSSIIIFFKRPHAFPILLSIFLLLTWVSLRLQHFHHYYSPQQQQQTQDTQKWSRAGEDDKANLVRFSSDFPSKITKDKRGWMLDPVSIARAVGLPGGAVSCSSVHVGEIRPGGMRGNHRHYTCNETFVIWGGEVKYRLENHMMDEGYAEVTVGADEVAVATSPSGTAHALVNVDPVRTAFLLGCQDSTVTYNSSSNDFNVWKDLS